A window of the Salarias fasciatus chromosome 7, fSalaFa1.1, whole genome shotgun sequence genome harbors these coding sequences:
- the LOC115391373 gene encoding carboxypeptidase A1-like isoform X5, giving the protein MKGLLAFVALFVAVLAKDTFEGHQVLRIVAKDVTQLPLIKDLEQFTDLQLDFWTYVNNVENPVDIRVPAHSLQYVKRYLETHGIGYSVMIEDLQAMVDEEQEQMKAAARSAEVFSTDSFDFSNYHTLNEIYSFQDQLVAENPNLVSKIVIGQSYQGRDLNVLKFSTGGSNRPAIWIDTGIHSREWITQASSTWFAKKIVTDYGRDPALTAVLNQMDIFLEIVANPDGFVYTHTNNRMWRKTRKPNTGSSCVGVDPNRNWDAGFGGAGASSSPCNESYRGPSVHSEPEVKAIVDFVKSHGNLKAFISIHSYSQMLLYPYGYTYTPAKDKAALDSLAKTAVADLRSLYGTSYRYGSIIDTIYQASGGSIDWTYNQGIKYSFAFELRDTGRYGFNLPANQILPTAQETWLALLTIFSHVNNNPY; this is encoded by the exons ATGAAGGGTCTGCTCGCATTCGTCGCACTGTTCGTGGCCGTTCTCGCCAAAGACACGTTTGAGGG ACATCAGGTGCTTCGTATCGTTGCGAAGGATGTCACCCAGCTGCCTCTGATCAAGGACCTGGAGCAGTTTACAGA cctgcagctggACTTCTGGACGTATGTGAACAATGTGGAGAATCCTGTGGACATCAGAGTCCCCGCCCACAGCCTGCAGTATGTTAAGCGCTACCTGGAGACGCATGGCATCGGGTACTCCGTCATGATCGAAGACCTGCAG GCGATGGtggatgaggagcaggagcagatgaAGGCTGCTGCTCGTTCCGCTGAGGTCTTCAGTACCGACAGCTTCGACTTCTCCAATTACCACACCCTTAATGAA ATCTACAGCTTCCAGGACCAGCTGGTGGCTGAGAATCCCAACCTGGTCAGCAAGATTGTGATCGGTCAGAGTTACCAGGGACGTGACCTGAATGTGCTCAAG TTCAGCACCGGTGGAAGCAATCGTCCCGCCATCTGGATCGACACCGGCATCCACTCCAGGGAATGGATTACTCAGGCCAGCAGCACCTGGTTCGCCAAGAAG ATTGTGACCGACTACGGCCGTGACCCCGCTCTCACTGCTGTCCTCAACCAGATGGACATCTTCCTGGAGATTGTGGCCAACCCTGATGGATTCGTGTACACCCACACAAAT AACCGTATGTGGCGTAAGACCAGGAAGCCCAACACCGGTTCTAGCTGTGTTGGTGTGGATCCCAACAGGAACTGGGATGCTGGTTTTGGAG GTGCTGGTGCCAGCAGCAGTCCTTGCAATGAGAGCTACCGTGGACCCAGTGTTCACTCCGAGCCTGAGGTCAAGGCCATCGTGGACTTTGTGAAGTCTCACGGCAACCTGAAAGCCTTCATCTCCATCCACTCCTACTCTCAGATGCTCCTGTACCCCTACGGCTACACCTATACTCCTGCCAAGGACAAGGCTGCACTG GACTCTCTTGCTAAGACGGCCGTCGCTGACCTCAGATCCCTGTACGGCACTTCCTACAGATATGGAAGCATCATCGACACCATCT ACCAGGCCAGCGGTGGCAGCATCGACTGGACCTACAACCAGGGCATCAAGTATTCCTTCGCTTTCGAGCTGAGAGACACCGGACGCTACGGTTTCAACTtaccagccaatcagatcctCCCCACTGCCCAGGAGACGTGGCTGGCCCTGTTGACCATCTTCAGTCACGTGAACAACAACCCAtactaa
- the LOC115391373 gene encoding carboxypeptidase A1-like isoform X4: MKGLLAFVALFVAVLAKDTFEGHQVLRIVAKDVTQLPLIKDLEQLFFLQLDFWTYVNNVENPVDIRVPAHSLQYVKRYLETHGIGYSVMIEDLQAMVDEEQEQMKAAARSAEVFSTDSFDFSNYHTLNEIYSFQDQLVAENPNLVSKIVIGQSYQGRDLNVLKFSTGGSNRPAIWIDTGIHSREWITQASSTWFAKKIVTDYGRDPALTAVLNQMDIFLEIVANPDGFVYTHTNNRMWRKTRKPNTGSSCVGVDPNRNWDAGFGGAGASSSPCNESYRGPSVHSEPEVKAIVDFVKSHGNLKAFISIHSYSQMLLYPYGYTYTPAKDKAALDSLAKTAVADLRSLYGTSYRYGSIIDTIYQASGGSIDWTYNQGIKYSFAFELRDTGRYGFNLPANQILPTAQETWLALLTIFSHVNNNPY, from the exons ATGAAGGGTCTGCTCGCATTCGTCGCACTGTTCGTGGCCGTTCTCGCCAAAGACACGTTTGAGGG ACATCAGGTGCTTCGTATCGTTGCGAAGGATGTCACCCAGCTGCCTCTGATCAAGGACCTGGAGCAGT tgtttttcctgcagctggACTTCTGGACGTATGTGAACAATGTGGAGAATCCTGTGGACATCAGAGTCCCCGCCCACAGCCTGCAGTATGTTAAGCGCTACCTGGAGACGCATGGCATCGGGTACTCCGTCATGATCGAAGACCTGCAG GCGATGGtggatgaggagcaggagcagatgaAGGCTGCTGCTCGTTCCGCTGAGGTCTTCAGTACCGACAGCTTCGACTTCTCCAATTACCACACCCTTAATGAA ATCTACAGCTTCCAGGACCAGCTGGTGGCTGAGAATCCCAACCTGGTCAGCAAGATTGTGATCGGTCAGAGTTACCAGGGACGTGACCTGAATGTGCTCAAG TTCAGCACCGGTGGAAGCAATCGTCCCGCCATCTGGATCGACACCGGCATCCACTCCAGGGAATGGATTACTCAGGCCAGCAGCACCTGGTTCGCCAAGAAG ATTGTGACCGACTACGGCCGTGACCCCGCTCTCACTGCTGTCCTCAACCAGATGGACATCTTCCTGGAGATTGTGGCCAACCCTGATGGATTCGTGTACACCCACACAAAT AACCGTATGTGGCGTAAGACCAGGAAGCCCAACACCGGTTCTAGCTGTGTTGGTGTGGATCCCAACAGGAACTGGGATGCTGGTTTTGGAG GTGCTGGTGCCAGCAGCAGTCCTTGCAATGAGAGCTACCGTGGACCCAGTGTTCACTCCGAGCCTGAGGTCAAGGCCATCGTGGACTTTGTGAAGTCTCACGGCAACCTGAAAGCCTTCATCTCCATCCACTCCTACTCTCAGATGCTCCTGTACCCCTACGGCTACACCTATACTCCTGCCAAGGACAAGGCTGCACTG GACTCTCTTGCTAAGACGGCCGTCGCTGACCTCAGATCCCTGTACGGCACTTCCTACAGATATGGAAGCATCATCGACACCATCT ACCAGGCCAGCGGTGGCAGCATCGACTGGACCTACAACCAGGGCATCAAGTATTCCTTCGCTTTCGAGCTGAGAGACACCGGACGCTACGGTTTCAACTtaccagccaatcagatcctCCCCACTGCCCAGGAGACGTGGCTGGCCCTGTTGACCATCTTCAGTCACGTGAACAACAACCCAtactaa
- the LOC115391373 gene encoding carboxypeptidase A1-like isoform X2 translates to MKGLLAFVALFVAVLAKDTFEGHQVLRIVAKDVTQLPLIKDLEQFTELDFWTYVNNVENPVDIRVPAHSLQYVKRYLETHGIGYSVMIEDLQAMVDEEQEQMKAAARSAEVFSTDSFDFSNYHTLNEIYSFQDQLVAENPNLVSKIVIGQSYQGRDLNVLKFSTGGSNRPAIWIDTGIHSREWITQASSTWFAKKIVTDYGRDPALTAVLNQMDIFLEIVANPDGFVYTHTNNRMWRKTRKPNTGSSCVGVDPNRNWDAGFGGAGASSSPCNESYRGPSVHSEPEVKAIVDFVKSHGNLKAFISIHSYSQMLLYPYGYTYTPAKDKAALDSLAKTAVADLRSLYGTSYRYGSIIDTIYQASGGSIDWTYNQGIKYSFAFELRDTGRYGFNLPANQILPTAQETWLALLTIFSHVNNNPY, encoded by the exons ATGAAGGGTCTGCTCGCATTCGTCGCACTGTTCGTGGCCGTTCTCGCCAAAGACACGTTTGAGGG ACATCAGGTGCTTCGTATCGTTGCGAAGGATGTCACCCAGCTGCCTCTGATCAAGGACCTGGAGCAGTTTACAGAG ctggACTTCTGGACGTATGTGAACAATGTGGAGAATCCTGTGGACATCAGAGTCCCCGCCCACAGCCTGCAGTATGTTAAGCGCTACCTGGAGACGCATGGCATCGGGTACTCCGTCATGATCGAAGACCTGCAG GCGATGGtggatgaggagcaggagcagatgaAGGCTGCTGCTCGTTCCGCTGAGGTCTTCAGTACCGACAGCTTCGACTTCTCCAATTACCACACCCTTAATGAA ATCTACAGCTTCCAGGACCAGCTGGTGGCTGAGAATCCCAACCTGGTCAGCAAGATTGTGATCGGTCAGAGTTACCAGGGACGTGACCTGAATGTGCTCAAG TTCAGCACCGGTGGAAGCAATCGTCCCGCCATCTGGATCGACACCGGCATCCACTCCAGGGAATGGATTACTCAGGCCAGCAGCACCTGGTTCGCCAAGAAG ATTGTGACCGACTACGGCCGTGACCCCGCTCTCACTGCTGTCCTCAACCAGATGGACATCTTCCTGGAGATTGTGGCCAACCCTGATGGATTCGTGTACACCCACACAAAT AACCGTATGTGGCGTAAGACCAGGAAGCCCAACACCGGTTCTAGCTGTGTTGGTGTGGATCCCAACAGGAACTGGGATGCTGGTTTTGGAG GTGCTGGTGCCAGCAGCAGTCCTTGCAATGAGAGCTACCGTGGACCCAGTGTTCACTCCGAGCCTGAGGTCAAGGCCATCGTGGACTTTGTGAAGTCTCACGGCAACCTGAAAGCCTTCATCTCCATCCACTCCTACTCTCAGATGCTCCTGTACCCCTACGGCTACACCTATACTCCTGCCAAGGACAAGGCTGCACTG GACTCTCTTGCTAAGACGGCCGTCGCTGACCTCAGATCCCTGTACGGCACTTCCTACAGATATGGAAGCATCATCGACACCATCT ACCAGGCCAGCGGTGGCAGCATCGACTGGACCTACAACCAGGGCATCAAGTATTCCTTCGCTTTCGAGCTGAGAGACACCGGACGCTACGGTTTCAACTtaccagccaatcagatcctCCCCACTGCCCAGGAGACGTGGCTGGCCCTGTTGACCATCTTCAGTCACGTGAACAACAACCCAtactaa